A genomic window from Rhodococcus sp. KBS0724 includes:
- a CDS encoding ABC transporter substrate-binding protein: protein MISVRRVLATTAALAATLTVISGCSSGTESSDSIRFALDWTPNTNHTGLYVAMQEGYFDDAGLDVSILPYNNTSPDTLVDAGNAEFGISTQSQATFAHAAGADTVSVIAPLQHRATGIGVKADRSDITRPRDLDGKVYAGFGDPGEVETLQQVIRNDGGTGDFTTVTLGTSAYEAVYSGQADFTVSYFAWEGLEAERNGTPMRYFQYTDYGFPDAYSIVINGNQKWLEDHPEKAAKFVKAVQRGYQTAAEDPDRAAQDLIDANPGAFTDEDLVRDSQRMLAADFMKDANGVVGTQNLETWSGYSGFLFDNGLLAGPDGKTLTQQPNWSEYFTNEYLAAP, encoded by the coding sequence ATGATCTCGGTTCGGCGGGTTCTCGCCACAACCGCAGCGCTGGCGGCAACCCTGACCGTGATCAGCGGATGCTCCAGCGGCACAGAATCTTCGGATTCCATCCGATTTGCACTCGACTGGACTCCCAACACCAACCACACCGGACTCTACGTCGCGATGCAGGAGGGCTACTTCGACGACGCCGGACTGGACGTGTCGATCCTTCCCTACAACAACACCTCCCCCGACACCCTGGTCGATGCCGGCAACGCAGAGTTCGGGATCAGCACCCAGAGTCAGGCGACGTTCGCCCACGCTGCGGGTGCGGACACCGTCTCCGTCATCGCGCCACTTCAGCACCGCGCCACGGGAATCGGTGTCAAGGCCGACCGATCGGACATCACTCGTCCGCGTGATCTCGACGGCAAGGTCTACGCAGGCTTCGGCGATCCCGGCGAGGTCGAAACGCTGCAGCAGGTCATTCGTAACGACGGCGGCACCGGCGACTTCACTACCGTCACGTTAGGTACGTCGGCCTACGAAGCCGTGTACTCGGGCCAAGCCGATTTCACGGTGTCCTATTTCGCCTGGGAAGGTCTCGAAGCGGAGCGCAACGGAACCCCGATGCGGTACTTCCAGTACACCGACTACGGATTCCCCGACGCGTATTCCATTGTGATCAACGGCAATCAGAAGTGGCTCGAGGATCACCCCGAGAAAGCCGCCAAGTTCGTCAAGGCCGTGCAACGCGGATACCAGACGGCCGCCGAAGACCCCGACCGCGCCGCACAGGATCTCATCGACGCCAACCCCGGCGCCTTCACCGACGAAGACCTCGTTCGGGACAGTCAGCGCATGCTTGCCGCTGACTTCATGAAGGACGCAAACGGTGTTGTCGGAACTCAGAATCTCGAAACATGGTCCGGTTACTCGGGTTTCCTTTTCGACAACGGCCTGCTGGCCGGTCCGGACGGCAAGACGCTGACCCAGCAACCGAATTGGTCGGAATACTTCACCAATGAGTACCTCGCCGCGCCCTGA
- a CDS encoding TenA family protein produces MATTQPAYSSAVNTSAENTAVSSSVLTESSSDRFTDRLWAETQALRESIDSLEFLRRLGDGTLPLDAFRTYIEQDKLYLEGYSQALSLVAAHAPNPQAAGFWSNSASTAATVESSLHDGLLTGGILPAESSRLEHSQACLGYVSYLIATAATAPYAVSAAAVLPCFWIYAEVGRDLAASAREVLDADPTHPYAQWVSTYDAPEFHESVAKARELVDAAADAATEADREAMSEAFRIASRFELMFWDSALHPQPWPAS; encoded by the coding sequence ATGGCTACCACACAGCCTGCATACAGTTCTGCCGTAAACACGTCTGCCGAAAACACGGCGGTATCGAGTTCGGTGCTCACCGAATCGAGTTCCGACCGTTTCACCGACCGACTCTGGGCGGAGACACAAGCTCTGCGTGAGTCGATCGACTCACTCGAATTCCTGCGCCGACTGGGCGATGGCACCTTGCCGCTCGACGCGTTCCGCACCTATATCGAGCAGGACAAGCTCTACCTCGAGGGATACTCCCAAGCGCTGTCTCTTGTTGCCGCTCATGCACCGAATCCGCAGGCAGCGGGATTCTGGTCCAACTCCGCGTCCACCGCGGCAACGGTTGAGTCGTCACTGCACGACGGCCTTCTCACCGGCGGGATCCTGCCGGCCGAGTCCAGCCGCCTCGAGCATTCCCAAGCATGCTTGGGATACGTGTCCTACCTGATCGCGACGGCCGCTACCGCGCCGTACGCCGTCTCCGCGGCCGCGGTACTCCCCTGCTTCTGGATTTACGCCGAAGTCGGCCGTGACCTGGCCGCATCAGCGCGGGAAGTCCTGGACGCAGATCCGACGCATCCCTACGCGCAGTGGGTCAGCACCTACGATGCTCCGGAATTTCACGAGTCCGTCGCGAAGGCTCGGGAGCTCGTCGACGCCGCAGCCGACGCCGCTACCGAAGCAGATCGAGAAGCGATGAGCGAGGCGTTCCGAATCGCAAGTCGATTCGAGCTGATGTTCTGGGATTCGGCATTGCACCCGCAGCCTTGGCCCGCGTCATGA
- a CDS encoding carboxylesterase/lipase family protein, protein MDTEIRPEETDESTLVVRTPVGEVRGYADGSVFSWKGIPYAAAPTGERRFRAPLQPDPWDGVRDCRTFGPIAPQGQSPAVPIDRAFVVDEDCLSVNVWAPRPDGTPRPVMVWIHGGAYCLGSAAQSIYDGRHLAETGDVVLVSFNYRVGAMGFLDLSSFSTPDVVFESNCGLRDQIAALEWVRDNVAAFGGDPGEVTVFGESSGAGSITTLMTCPTAEGLFHRAIAQSPPATSVYGRERARSVASRFLELISIAPDDAGELIGTDLELIIKAGDELVNEIPTRIPGTLAMAPVVDRDLVPHYPVAAFQKGYAHRIPLIIGSNKDEASIFKFMKSPLMPVSAQSVEAMLQALADDHPDISPTRLAEIMSAYPDHAKPSGALALSRDAAFRMPTLWIADAHARHSPTWLYRFDHATPMLKAARIGAGHATELPYVFGNFGTLNVDPTFWLGGRKAAMEVAGRMQRRWLAFARHAVPAALDGSKHWPPYDEESRSTLLIDSPDSLVHDADEVLRIAWGNEVMGFK, encoded by the coding sequence ATGGACACCGAAATTCGACCGGAAGAGACAGACGAGAGCACTCTTGTCGTCCGCACCCCAGTTGGTGAGGTCCGGGGATATGCCGATGGTTCAGTCTTCAGCTGGAAGGGTATTCCGTACGCTGCCGCCCCGACTGGCGAGCGCAGGTTCCGGGCTCCACTACAGCCGGACCCGTGGGACGGCGTGCGCGATTGCCGCACGTTCGGTCCCATCGCGCCGCAGGGGCAAAGCCCGGCAGTGCCGATAGATCGGGCATTTGTGGTCGACGAGGATTGTCTATCCGTCAATGTGTGGGCTCCACGACCGGACGGTACGCCGCGGCCGGTCATGGTGTGGATTCACGGCGGCGCCTACTGCCTTGGTTCGGCTGCCCAGTCCATTTACGACGGCCGGCACCTCGCGGAGACCGGTGACGTTGTTCTGGTGTCGTTCAACTACCGCGTCGGCGCGATGGGGTTCCTGGACTTGTCTTCCTTCTCGACGCCGGACGTGGTGTTCGAGTCGAATTGCGGCTTGCGTGACCAGATTGCTGCGCTCGAGTGGGTGCGTGACAATGTCGCTGCGTTTGGCGGTGATCCGGGCGAGGTGACGGTCTTCGGGGAGTCTTCGGGTGCCGGGTCCATCACGACGCTGATGACGTGCCCCACGGCGGAGGGTCTCTTTCATCGTGCGATCGCACAAAGCCCACCGGCGACGTCGGTATACGGCCGCGAACGCGCTCGCTCGGTGGCAAGCCGTTTCCTCGAGCTTATTTCGATTGCTCCGGACGACGCCGGCGAATTGATCGGTACCGATCTCGAGCTGATCATCAAGGCCGGTGACGAACTGGTCAACGAAATCCCGACCCGCATTCCCGGAACTCTTGCCATGGCGCCGGTGGTGGATCGAGATCTGGTGCCGCACTACCCGGTTGCCGCTTTCCAGAAGGGGTATGCCCACCGGATTCCACTGATCATCGGCTCGAACAAGGACGAGGCGTCGATTTTCAAGTTCATGAAATCACCGCTGATGCCGGTGAGTGCGCAGTCGGTGGAGGCGATGCTGCAGGCACTGGCCGATGACCACCCGGACATCTCGCCGACGAGGCTGGCCGAGATCATGTCCGCCTATCCTGATCATGCCAAACCCAGTGGTGCGCTGGCACTCTCGCGTGACGCTGCATTTCGGATGCCGACACTGTGGATCGCCGACGCGCATGCGCGGCACTCACCGACCTGGCTCTATCGATTCGACCATGCCACCCCCATGCTCAAGGCGGCGCGCATCGGCGCCGGGCACGCAACCGAATTACCCTATGTCTTCGGCAATTTCGGAACACTGAACGTCGATCCGACCTTCTGGTTGGGTGGGCGCAAGGCTGCGATGGAGGTGGCGGGTCGGATGCAACGGCGGTGGCTCGCGTTTGCCCGGCATGCCGTGCCGGCAGCGCTCGACGGGTCCAAACACTGGCCGCCGTACGACGAGGAGTCTCGATCCACTCTGCTGATTGATTCGCCGGACTCGTTGGTTCATGACGCTGACGAGGTATTACGTATCGCCTGGGGCAACGAGGTGATGGGATTCAAATAG
- a CDS encoding MFS transporter, protein MTVTPRLRRAGTSKQIRYLPLALINLATLFSATGNGIAIVVIPWLVLERTGRAADAAIVAGAAAVPLLIASLFSGTLVDRFGRRRTSMVSDALSAVSASAIPIFAVTSGLSIPVIAALAALGATFDPAGMAARESMLPAATRAAGWKLDRTNSLYEANYNVAYLIGPGVGGVLIATIGAVSTLWVTAAGFVLSIVVVAFIRLADAGTPDPDRRPASIWHGTLEGLKFVWNNKLLRTLALVDMAVVALYMPVESVVFPVYFTELDQPAQLGSVLMALAIGGIVGALAYAPLAPLMSRRLIMICAVGVLGVAMLAMSLLPPLWVILVLAGLQGLVYGPVGPIANYAMQTRSPEHMRGRVVGVMTSTAYAAGPLGYLVVGPLLDQLGIASTFVALSIPIVVIAIVCAALPVLRELDHP, encoded by the coding sequence GTGACCGTCACACCCCGACTGCGACGCGCGGGCACGTCCAAGCAGATCCGCTACCTTCCTTTGGCTCTGATCAACCTCGCGACGCTGTTCTCTGCAACCGGCAACGGCATCGCCATTGTGGTCATCCCCTGGCTCGTTCTCGAGCGCACGGGGCGCGCCGCCGACGCGGCAATTGTTGCCGGCGCTGCTGCCGTGCCACTACTGATCGCGAGTTTGTTCTCCGGCACCCTCGTTGATCGATTCGGCCGACGACGCACGTCGATGGTGTCCGACGCGTTGTCCGCAGTGTCAGCCTCGGCAATTCCGATTTTCGCAGTCACGTCAGGCCTGAGTATTCCGGTGATCGCCGCTCTGGCTGCACTCGGTGCAACATTCGACCCGGCCGGTATGGCTGCGCGGGAATCGATGCTTCCTGCGGCAACGCGGGCAGCGGGATGGAAACTCGATAGAACCAACAGCCTGTACGAGGCAAACTACAACGTCGCGTATTTGATCGGTCCCGGGGTCGGCGGCGTCCTGATCGCCACGATCGGCGCGGTCAGCACGCTCTGGGTGACGGCGGCGGGATTTGTGCTTTCGATAGTCGTCGTTGCCTTCATCCGCCTGGCCGATGCCGGAACACCCGACCCCGACCGGCGTCCGGCATCCATCTGGCACGGCACTCTCGAGGGCTTGAAGTTCGTGTGGAACAACAAACTCCTGCGGACTCTGGCACTGGTCGACATGGCCGTCGTCGCTCTGTACATGCCGGTGGAAAGTGTTGTGTTTCCGGTGTATTTCACCGAACTCGATCAACCCGCACAGCTCGGGTCGGTGTTGATGGCGTTGGCAATCGGAGGAATTGTGGGCGCCTTGGCCTACGCCCCGCTCGCTCCGCTGATGTCCCGGCGACTGATCATGATCTGTGCAGTCGGCGTGCTCGGCGTTGCCATGCTGGCGATGTCCCTGCTCCCGCCGTTGTGGGTGATTCTGGTCCTGGCGGGCCTGCAAGGTCTCGTGTACGGCCCGGTCGGCCCGATAGCCAACTACGCCATGCAGACCCGTAGCCCCGAGCACATGCGCGGCCGGGTGGTCGGCGTGATGACGTCGACGGCCTACGCCGCCGGTCCACTCGGATACCTTGTTGTCGGTCCGCTTCTCGATCAACTCGGTATTGCATCCACCTTTGTGGCACTGTCGATTCCGATTGTCGTGATCGCGATCGTCTGCGCGGCGCTTCCGGTACTACGCGAACTCGATCACCCCTGA
- a CDS encoding GNAT family N-acetyltransferase — MTDTVVHNVDENRFEIYSDNELAGFAEYSESNGVRDFHHTVTYPQFRGRGLAAVVVREALVQTQSDGKKIVPSCSYVEKFVAQNPEFQILV, encoded by the coding sequence ATGACCGACACAGTCGTACACAACGTCGACGAGAACCGCTTCGAGATCTACTCGGATAACGAACTCGCAGGTTTTGCGGAGTATTCCGAATCGAACGGGGTGCGCGACTTCCACCACACCGTCACCTACCCGCAGTTCCGTGGCCGCGGACTCGCCGCCGTTGTCGTGCGCGAAGCACTTGTGCAGACGCAGTCCGACGGTAAGAAGATTGTCCCGTCCTGCTCGTACGTCGAAAAGTTCGTCGCGCAGAATCCGGAGTTTCAGATCCTGGTGTAA
- a CDS encoding Type 1 glutamine amidotransferase-like domain-containing protein → MRLFLASYRFGDHHTRFAELVGPGARIAVIAAAADAWPPAARASAVTSELAPLRRAGYDAEELDVRDFARSPRTLEQTLRTFDGVWVRGGNTFVLRAQLARTGADDVLEHLVRDGELVYAGYSAGAAVATPTLIGLDVTDDPSDVLPTCGIEPVWTGLGLVDFAIVPHGGGSVLEDPAATAKTVAVLTAEKIPFRVLSDQQVVVVDGGGEPSVI, encoded by the coding sequence ATGAGGCTGTTCCTGGCGTCGTACCGGTTCGGCGACCACCACACCCGGTTCGCGGAACTGGTCGGCCCTGGCGCTCGAATCGCCGTCATCGCGGCGGCCGCCGACGCGTGGCCTCCCGCCGCCCGAGCCTCTGCAGTCACCAGTGAACTGGCACCACTGCGCCGAGCGGGATATGACGCCGAGGAACTCGACGTTCGGGATTTTGCACGCTCGCCCCGCACGCTGGAGCAGACACTGCGGACGTTCGACGGCGTTTGGGTCCGCGGCGGCAACACGTTTGTCCTGCGCGCGCAGTTAGCGCGGACAGGAGCAGATGACGTGCTCGAACACCTTGTCCGCGATGGGGAACTTGTCTATGCGGGATACAGCGCCGGCGCCGCGGTGGCCACCCCGACCCTGATCGGGTTGGATGTCACCGATGACCCGTCGGATGTGCTGCCTACGTGCGGAATCGAGCCGGTGTGGACGGGCCTCGGACTCGTCGATTTCGCGATTGTTCCGCACGGCGGCGGTTCGGTTCTCGAGGATCCTGCGGCCACCGCAAAGACTGTTGCCGTACTTACGGCGGAAAAGATTCCGTTTCGGGTTCTGAGCGATCAGCAGGTTGTCGTTGTCGACGGCGGCGGCGAACCGTCCGTCATCTGA